A window of Mustelus asterias unplaced genomic scaffold, sMusAst1.hap1.1 HAP1_SCAFFOLD_1988, whole genome shotgun sequence genomic DNA:
GGGTGTCTGGGTCCGGGTGTCTGGGTTCTGGGTGTCTGGGTCCCAGGTGTCTGGCTGTCTGGGTGTCTGGATCCCGGGTGTCTGGGTGTCTGGGTCCCGGGTATCTGGGTCCCGGGTGTCTGGGTGTCCGGGTGTCTGGGTCCCGGGTGTCTGGGTCCCGGGTGTCTGGCTGTCTGGGTCCCGGGTGTCTGGGTCCGGGTGTCTGGGTTCTGGGTGTCTGGGTCCCAGGTGTCTGGCTGTCTGGGTGTCTGGATCCCGGGTGTCTGGGTGTCTGGGTCCTAGGTGTCTGGGTGTCTGGGTCCCGGGTGTCTGGGTGTCTGGGTCCCGGGTGTCTGGGTGTCTGGGTCCCGGGTGTCTGGGTGTCTGGGTCCCGGGTGTCTGGGTCCCGGGTGTCTGGATCCCGGGTGTCTGGGTGTCTGGATCCCGGGTGTCTGGGTGTCTGGGTCCCGGGTGTCTGGGTTCTGGGTGTCTGGATCCCAGGTGTCTGGGTGTCTGGATCCCGGGTGTCTGGATCCCGGGTGTCTGGGTCCCGGGTGTCTGGGTCCCGGGTGACTGGGTCCCGGGTGTCTGGGTCCCGGGTGTCTGGCTGTCTGGGTCCCGGGTGTCTGGGTCCGGGTGTCTGGGTTCTGGGTGTCTGGGTCCCAGGTGTCTGGCTGTCTGGGTGTCTGGGTGTCTGGGTCCCGGGTGTCTGGGTCCCGGGTGACTGGGTCCCGGGTGACTGGGTCGCGGGTGTCTGGGTCCCGGGTGTCTGGGTTCTGGGTGTCTGGGTCCCGGGTGTCTGGGTCCCGGGTGTCTGGGTGTCTGGGTCCCGGGTGTCTGGGTGTCTGGGTCCCGGGTGTCTGGGTGTCTGGGTCCCGGGTGTCTGGATCccgggtgtctgtctgtctgggagtTACTCCCTCCTCTGTGGTTCCGGACTGACCCCCTCCTCCTCGGTTTTCCAGGGATTTTCTCGGTTGTCCTGGTTTCCCTGCTCTTCAATGTGTGGGACATTCGTGCCCTCCGCCTCCGCGATGGCTCCATCGGGATGTCCATTCAGAAGACGTACGAGCTAACCAAGTACCTGGAGAGGCAGCTGCAAGTCCTCAGCTTCAATTACGTAAGCACCAGCCTCAGGAGGTCTCACTCACCTCTCGCCGACCCCTGGCCGACCTGCTTGACCCTTCACTGACCCCATGCTCGACCCCCAACTTCCTGTCCCCAGTCCGCTCCTCCCTATGACCCCTAACCTGACCCCCTGTTACCCCCTTGACCCCGACATTGACCCTGCCCTGATGCCCCCACCTCGATATTCGAGCCCTCACTGAGCCTCAGCGAGCAGCTGACCCCTCGTTTCTCCTCTCCTGACCCCCTCATGACCTTCTGCGTGACCTCTCACCtttcagaatcccgacagtgcagaaggaggccattcggcccatcgagcctgactcACGATtcaacccaggcccaatccccacaagcccatgcatctaccctgcgaatcctccctgacactaagggacaatttaacatggccaatccccctaacctgcacatctttggacactaagggacaatttagcatggccaatccacctaacctacacatctttggacactaagggacaatttagcacggccaatacccctaacctacacatctttggacactaaggggcaatttagcatggccaatccccctaacctacacatctttggacactaagggacaatttagcacggccaatccccctaacctacacatctttggacactaagggacaatttagcatggccaatccccctaacctacacatctttggacactaaggggcaatttagcatggccaatccccctaacctacacatctttggacactaagggacaatttagcatggccaatccacctaacctacacatctttggacactaaggggcaatttagcacggccaatccccctaacctacacatctttggacactaagggacaatttagcatggccaatccccctaacctacacatctttggacactaaggggcaatttagcatggccaatccccctaacctacacatctttggacactaaggggcaatttagcacggccaatccacctaacctgcacatctttggacactaaggggcaatttagcacggccaatccacctaacctgcacatctttggacactaagggacaatttagcacggccaatccaccctaacctacacatctttggacactaagggacaatttagcatggccaatccacctaacctgcacatcttagtgtccaaagatgtgcaggttaggtggattggccatgctaaattgccccttagtgtcctaagatgtgcaggttaggtggattggccatgctaaattgccccttagtgtccaaagttatgAGGGTGTTGAGCTTCCCCCGCTGCCCTTCAGCCTGTCCTGTCTCCCCCGCTGCCCTTCAGCCTGTCCTGTCTCCCCCGCTGCCCTTCAGCCTGTCCTGTCTCCCCCATTGACCGTCTCTCTTTGCCCCCCATGCAGATGGACTACCTGGGACCCCCGTTCGATAACCCAGACTTTGACCCTCCACGGTTGAACCAGACGGAGGGCGTGCCCAGCGCCACGCTGGAGGTCAGTGTGTGGCGTAACCTGGATGACCAGCTGCGACTGATGGAGAACCTTCGGGCTTACGGCCTCCTGCTCCGGTGCCTGAGCGATGTGAACCGAGAGCTGGCCAGTCCCGCCCTGCGACGCACCTTCCAGCATTTCTGCACCAGTGTCCAGGGCCTGACCATCTCCATCGCCGGTCTGGTCACCTCGCTGGGCTACCCAGaaccccccactctgccccctccgccgGGGACCCGGGCAAGGGGCGCCCCCTCCACTGACTTCCTCCGCAAGTTAGACCACTTCTGGCTGATGAGGGAGCTGGAGGGATGGCTGCTGCGATCAGCCAAAGACTTCAATCGTCTGAAGAAGCGTCTCGGGGGCCTGGTGAGCCGTCTGGACTATCGGGGATTGTGAATTTGGACCCTCGCTGGATGGTCCCACTGGCGTGCCGTTAACTAACACCCCACCCGACCTCACACACAACGCAAACATTCCTGGTTCCGCTGCcgagtgccccctccccctccccggaaCCCTCAGTCTCAGTCACGACAACCTGGACCTGACGTCACTCAATACCCTGCAGGATAGGCAGAGGTGAAAGGTCACACGGTCTGAAAACCTCCCCAACCCATCGCCCTCTTCACCGCCCAAACCAAGATGCCACCAGTTAACATTTGAACGCCCACCACACGCAGGGCAGGTTGGCGAGTGTGCTAATGTGGTTGGCGTCACTTCAAGATGGCCGACTATTCGCAATGGTGGCCGAGCAGGGCTGTGGCGGGGGAGTATGAGGGGGTTCTTTTGTGAACCCCCTCACATCAGGAGTGGGGGAGAAAGATGGGCAGGAAGGGGCAAGATTGTCCTCCTCCTTTCCTGATCAGAGAGAGGTCAGATGCTGGAAGCCCAGAGTAGGCCCCGAATTAGGCCCCCAAGCCTGTCACCATGGCACCAAGAGTCAGAGGTCAATGATCCAGCAAAGAACGGGTGATGGGCCAAAGGTCAGGAGGCCTCCAAGACTTTAAGAATGGCTGAGGGACAAAACACCTTGGAAAAACGGGGTGGAGAGTAGGACAAAAACTGGCTAAAGTTGCCCCCAGCTACTCAGTGGAGAGAGGGGAaaccagccagggttcctgctcctgatccctgtccagtgatccctgggttagagagagaggggaaatcagccagggttcctgctcctgatccctgtccagtgatccctgggttagagagagaggggaaatcagccagggttcctgctcctgatccctgtccagtgatccctgggatagagagagaggggaaatcagccagggttcctgctcccgatccctgtccagtgacccctgggttagagagagaggggaaatcagccagggttcctgctcccgatccctgtccagtgatccctgggttagagagagaggggaaatcagccagggttcctgctcctgatcactgtccagtgatccctgggttagagagagagagagagggaatcagccagggttcctgctcctgatccctgtccagtgatccctgggttagagagagagagaggggaaatcagccagggttcctgctcccgatccctgtccagtgatccctgggttagagagagagaggggaaatcagccagggatcctgctcccgatccctgtccggtgatccctgggttagagagagagagaggggaaatcagccagggttcctgctcctgatccctgtccagtgatccctgggttagagagagagagaggggaaatcagccagggttcctgctcctgatccctgtccagtgatccctgggttagagagagagaggaaatcagccaggggtcctgcccctgatccctgtccagtgatccctgggttagagagagagagaggggaaatcagccagggttcctgctcctgatccctgtccagtgatccctgggttagagagagagaggggaaatcagccagggttcctgctcctgatccctgtccagtgatccctgggttagagagaggggggaaatcagccagggttcctgctcctgatccctgtccagtgatccctgggttagagagagagaggaaatcagccagggttcctgctcctgatcactgtccagtgatccctgggttagagagagaggggaaatcagccagggttcctgctcctgatccctgtccagtgacccctgggttagagagagaggggaaatca
This region includes:
- the LOC144489077 gene encoding cardiotrophin-like cytokine factor 1 — protein: IFSVVLVSLLFNVWDIRALRLRDGSIGMSIQKTYELTKYLERQLQVLSFNYMDYLGPPFDNPDFDPPRLNQTEGVPSATLEVSVWRNLDDQLRLMENLRAYGLLLRCLSDVNRELASPALRRTFQHFCTSVQGLTISIAGLVTSLGYPEPPTLPPPPGTRARGAPSTDFLRKLDHFWLMRELEGWLLRSAKDFNRLKKRLGGLVSRLDYRGL